In one Rugosibacter aromaticivorans genomic region, the following are encoded:
- a CDS encoding SAVED domain-containing protein, producing MTTSCSDSELADSLRTHIAQGREHLLVVANKFVVRVLAARSTTDDDWLEVGQGDLAEETAKILEQAGKQNRLLWVETTDSAPLFTDYRSQTPLKVTTSYVKAWQKTRDAVTQAGGRQGEVDAKTRFEVASLAGWRCQLDGCGEDLRHHFVPGASGNYGYFAHIVASSSDGPRGDKTHSARLANDPTNIMLMCDKCHRLIDRIAPNRYGVELLSEMREKSVGEVRRLLDSLRFPAAQMLVIGGNIEGQSFAFDERVAEEAMWLHRLRSATPRAEWFARNGSHLGASNSNAYWLSLLELLRTDIPRLKGLLYGTTHGGAQRAPLAVFPLHGTSVLVLSGRLVGESSTVQLFQFHRDQVAGNRGGQWAWLDCPKPATDKFKVHVHRVAEDGEVEALLQVNLTVSPPSSELPAHLFAGGAYVLPTIEVTVDRPSYRVMEHPDDLELVGRAVGDALQIIQDQWRVRIVHLVVMGPATACFRLGQKMQARHQADFVLYERRLGAAQGAWGPFEPTIQISSTEVILPSTGESASIS from the coding sequence GTGACGACTTCCTGTTCCGACTCCGAACTCGCCGACAGCTTACGTACCCACATCGCGCAAGGGCGCGAGCACCTGCTTGTCGTTGCCAACAAGTTCGTTGTTCGTGTTCTTGCTGCAAGATCCACGACGGATGACGACTGGTTGGAAGTGGGGCAGGGTGACCTAGCCGAAGAGACGGCGAAGATTCTCGAACAGGCAGGTAAACAGAATCGCTTGCTCTGGGTCGAAACAACCGACTCAGCCCCATTGTTTACAGATTATCGGTCGCAAACCCCTCTGAAAGTGACTACCAGCTATGTGAAGGCATGGCAGAAGACCCGAGACGCCGTCACTCAGGCCGGCGGCCGACAGGGAGAGGTTGACGCGAAGACTAGGTTCGAGGTTGCTTCGTTGGCTGGATGGCGTTGCCAGCTCGATGGCTGTGGCGAGGATCTGCGGCACCACTTTGTTCCAGGCGCAAGTGGTAACTACGGCTATTTTGCTCACATCGTGGCGTCGTCTAGTGATGGCCCCCGCGGGGACAAAACGCACTCGGCTAGGCTTGCGAACGACCCGACCAACATCATGCTGATGTGCGATAAGTGCCATCGGCTGATTGACCGCATTGCCCCCAATCGCTACGGCGTCGAGCTGCTCAGCGAAATGCGCGAGAAGAGCGTTGGTGAGGTTCGACGCCTGCTCGATTCACTGCGGTTTCCGGCGGCTCAGATGCTGGTCATTGGCGGTAACATCGAGGGCCAATCCTTCGCTTTCGATGAACGTGTCGCCGAAGAAGCCATGTGGCTGCATCGACTCCGCTCCGCCACACCGCGGGCTGAATGGTTTGCTCGAAACGGATCGCATCTAGGAGCCTCCAATTCGAATGCTTACTGGCTCAGCCTGCTCGAGTTGCTGCGAACGGACATTCCACGGTTGAAAGGGCTCCTTTATGGAACGACCCACGGAGGCGCGCAGCGAGCACCGCTCGCCGTTTTTCCACTGCATGGAACATCCGTCCTCGTGCTGTCTGGGCGATTAGTGGGTGAATCGAGTACGGTCCAATTGTTCCAGTTCCACCGCGACCAGGTAGCCGGCAATCGCGGGGGCCAGTGGGCTTGGCTGGATTGCCCGAAGCCGGCAACGGACAAGTTCAAGGTGCATGTGCATCGCGTGGCCGAGGATGGAGAAGTCGAGGCGTTGCTACAGGTCAACCTGACTGTGTCACCGCCATCTTCCGAGTTGCCCGCGCACCTGTTCGCTGGTGGTGCTTACGTTTTGCCTACCATCGAGGTGACGGTAGATCGCCCTAGCTATCGAGTCATGGAGCACCCGGATGACCTCGAGCTGGTCGGTCGCGCAGTAGGCGACGCGTTGCAGATAATTCAGGATCAGTGGCGGGTGCGGATCGTTCACCTGGTTGTCATGGGTCCCGCGACCGCGTGCTTCCGATTGGGTCAAAAGATGCAGGCTCGCCACCAGGCTGACTTCGTGTTGTACGAGCGTCGACTTGGTGCTGCACAGGGTGCATGGGGCCCATTCGAGCCCACAATTCAAATCTCTTCCACTGAAGTGATTTTGCCCTCGACCGGCGAGTCAGCTTCCATCTCCTAA
- a CDS encoding nucleotidyltransferase domain-containing protein yields MDNNQQSTMSFSERLLKSLGLTRDAGRWEQLIMSLLKRLELNDSERRDAEREYLKLADDIATKLDIPRHEVDVYPQGSMRTQTTISPRGNAKFDIDVVVELSGPKYQNPDSEQMFEEFGRALLGREEVTGDPEPRRRCWKLNYPQKPYYFDVTPAVADRNQAYGAGLRVRDPDTFWSPSNPKEFADWFCELAELRFPFKDMASLAAFVEARKSIDPLPAEPVGIDDILRRAIQLMKLHRDNFYHFATEEQKAAMPISVIIVTAATHAFENIWRTRQHTMNSPIEVVLAVVDEMPRYVKPDAAGKYLVPNPKLPSENFADRWNSDKGARAREFKHWHAELEGHLEALLTDEYSTSTEGKLKSVFGQAGIDAWRDSLGVTSQGSPLLKSLVAASGVPLANPSVATPVGRKTNTLA; encoded by the coding sequence TTGGACAACAATCAACAATCCACCATGTCATTCTCAGAACGCCTTCTGAAGTCGCTTGGCCTCACGCGGGATGCAGGCCGCTGGGAGCAGCTCATCATGTCGTTGCTAAAGCGCCTTGAACTCAACGACTCAGAACGCAGGGACGCCGAAAGGGAGTACCTGAAGCTCGCCGACGACATCGCCACCAAGCTCGACATTCCACGGCATGAGGTGGATGTCTATCCGCAGGGATCGATGCGCACCCAGACCACCATCAGCCCGCGTGGTAACGCCAAGTTCGACATTGACGTCGTGGTTGAGCTCTCAGGACCGAAATACCAGAACCCTGACTCGGAACAGATGTTCGAGGAGTTTGGCCGGGCGCTGTTGGGCCGTGAGGAGGTGACTGGAGATCCCGAACCTCGCCGGCGTTGTTGGAAGCTAAACTATCCTCAAAAGCCATACTATTTCGATGTCACGCCAGCGGTGGCGGATCGGAACCAAGCATACGGCGCAGGTTTGCGTGTTCGGGATCCGGACACGTTTTGGAGCCCCTCAAACCCAAAGGAATTCGCTGACTGGTTCTGTGAGCTTGCTGAGCTCCGATTCCCTTTCAAGGATATGGCGTCGCTCGCTGCATTCGTGGAAGCTCGCAAGTCCATTGATCCTCTGCCCGCCGAACCGGTTGGGATCGATGACATTCTCCGTCGAGCTATCCAGCTGATGAAGCTGCACCGCGACAATTTCTACCACTTTGCAACCGAGGAGCAGAAGGCAGCGATGCCCATCTCAGTCATCATCGTGACCGCGGCCACGCATGCGTTTGAGAATATCTGGCGTACTCGCCAGCACACTATGAACTCCCCCATCGAGGTTGTCCTCGCCGTTGTTGACGAGATGCCGCGGTACGTCAAGCCGGATGCGGCAGGCAAATATTTAGTGCCGAACCCCAAGTTGCCAAGTGAGAACTTCGCTGACCGCTGGAACTCGGACAAGGGGGCGCGTGCTCGGGAGTTCAAGCATTGGCATGCAGAGCTTGAAGGTCACTTGGAGGCGCTGCTCACAGACGAGTACTCGACGAGCACTGAAGGAAAACTCAAGAGCGTGTTCGGTCAAGCCGGCATAGACGCATGGCGGGATAGTCTGGGCGTTACGAGCCAAGGCAGCCCATTGCTCAAAAGCTTGGTTGCAGCGTCCGGCGTACCACTGGCGAATCCCTCCGTTGCCACCCCGGTGGGCCGCAAGACAAACACACTGGCGTAA
- a CDS encoding HesA/MoeB/ThiF family protein, giving the protein MNSPVLVPVEVTRIDRQWSLSRDHQSDKLKSLTSKKVVVFGCGSLGSPVIELLARAGVGTIEVVDPETFDSENVARHLLGASSVGERKATAVCGRVESSVPGVQMHSFPESAMQWFSKASQRSAPDLVIDCTGEEMVRVATSRLRRSILKLAPVLMAWMEPSCAAAHTLLVAGEDEWPTSDPAETAVNIARWPDDLQVQLPGCGQGFHSYGMADTWRAAGLVAERALAVLNGASTPSGICSMVRNRAYFEQTSTLVEFNLDPPSGSGTESVTIVRELPKVHREI; this is encoded by the coding sequence ATGAATAGTCCGGTTTTGGTCCCAGTCGAGGTTACACGAATCGACCGTCAATGGAGTTTGTCCCGAGACCATCAATCCGACAAGCTCAAGAGCCTGACAAGCAAGAAGGTAGTTGTCTTCGGATGTGGGTCGCTGGGTAGCCCCGTCATCGAACTCCTTGCTCGCGCCGGGGTGGGTACCATTGAGGTTGTAGACCCAGAGACTTTCGATTCGGAGAATGTTGCTAGGCATCTGCTGGGGGCGTCCAGTGTGGGTGAACGTAAAGCTACGGCCGTCTGCGGGAGAGTCGAGAGTTCCGTGCCTGGAGTGCAAATGCACTCATTCCCAGAGTCGGCTATGCAATGGTTCAGCAAGGCTTCGCAGCGGTCGGCGCCTGACCTAGTGATCGACTGCACAGGGGAGGAAATGGTTCGAGTTGCCACTTCTAGGCTTCGTCGCTCCATCCTGAAGCTGGCTCCAGTCCTGATGGCCTGGATGGAGCCAAGCTGTGCTGCTGCGCATACTCTCCTTGTGGCCGGTGAGGATGAGTGGCCCACCTCGGATCCCGCCGAAACAGCGGTGAACATCGCGAGATGGCCTGATGACCTGCAGGTTCAATTGCCCGGTTGCGGCCAGGGCTTCCACTCCTACGGGATGGCCGACACATGGCGGGCTGCGGGCTTGGTTGCCGAGCGAGCCTTGGCGGTGCTCAATGGCGCCAGTACTCCGTCCGGAATCTGTTCAATGGTTCGAAACCGAGCCTATTTCGAACAAACGTCGACACTTGTTGAGTTCAATCTCGACCCGCCCTCTGGGTCCGGCACCGAGTCTGTGACCATAGTGCGGGAGCTTCCCAAGGTACATCGTGAGATCTGA
- a CDS encoding Mov34/MPN/PAD-1 family protein, which produces MPLFKLVNADWEMSFGMAATIILEKHAQRRWYQRESVGQLFTRDLTKPVIVLDVATVLKSRRSSWASVTFDTDEAMRQREDMLRQGLYCVGLWHTHPEAEPKPSGTDDRLAADHAEAARLLINGLVFVIVGNSPFPFEWYIGVHDGTTLHRMYPKTDPKQNRP; this is translated from the coding sequence ATGCCCTTGTTCAAGCTGGTCAACGCCGACTGGGAGATGAGTTTTGGCATGGCCGCAACCATTATTCTTGAGAAACACGCCCAACGTCGCTGGTATCAGCGGGAGTCCGTAGGTCAGCTTTTTACCAGAGATCTGACCAAACCTGTGATCGTGCTTGATGTGGCGACAGTACTCAAGTCACGCCGATCATCATGGGCCAGCGTAACGTTTGATACCGATGAGGCGATGCGTCAACGGGAAGATATGCTTCGGCAAGGGCTCTATTGCGTTGGGTTGTGGCATACGCACCCGGAAGCTGAACCAAAGCCATCTGGGACCGATGACCGCCTTGCAGCCGATCATGCTGAGGCCGCGCGTTTACTCATCAATGGTCTCGTGTTCGTCATCGTCGGAAACTCCCCATTCCCTTTTGAATGGTATATCGGTGTCCATGATGGAACCACGCTTCACCGGATGTACCCAAAGACAGATCCCAAGCAGAACAGACCGTAG
- a CDS encoding S26 family signal peptidase, whose translation MHIRLFNLSGRWFPVVLWFMAAHLAFGRAYLVALNLTESLPGTIFLVEKGVMPARGELVAFRWEANWPYPHGSIFVKKLIGLPDSVVTANGRDFFVDGTSVGRAKERARTGEPLDIGLIGTIPEGHYYVAGSHPDSLDSRYRLTGWVGRNQIIGKAHRIF comes from the coding sequence ATGCATATTCGTCTGTTCAATCTGTCTGGGCGCTGGTTTCCCGTTGTCCTTTGGTTCATGGCAGCCCATTTGGCATTTGGCCGTGCTTATCTCGTCGCCCTGAATCTCACGGAAAGTCTTCCTGGCACCATTTTTCTTGTCGAGAAAGGCGTTATGCCAGCACGCGGAGAGTTGGTTGCCTTCAGATGGGAGGCAAACTGGCCTTATCCCCACGGGAGCATTTTCGTCAAAAAGTTGATCGGACTGCCCGATTCAGTCGTCACGGCGAATGGCCGAGACTTTTTCGTAGATGGCACTTCAGTCGGCCGTGCGAAGGAAAGAGCCCGAACCGGAGAGCCGCTGGATATTGGTCTCATCGGCACAATTCCGGAAGGGCACTACTACGTTGCCGGCTCACATCCCGACAGCCTTGATTCACGGTACCGGCTTACCGGCTGGGTTGGTCGGAATCAAATCATCGGGAAGGCGCATCGGATTTTCTGA
- the mobH gene encoding MobH family relaxase, with the protein MLSFIRKTVRLDSQNQEPVGKPAENDAAQTAIDEDIPRYPPFMRGLPATDPHKLIETQRELIGQIREAGLASPDIFEQFYLESLRRFASYAHLLPASQTHHHRGAGGLLRHAAEVALWSLQSGDRVLLPGEQAPRRRRELEPRWHLAVFLAALCHDVGKPVTDLVVTSRDGAKVWNPFVEDLYSWASRHGVDRYFLHWRENRAKKHTAISSLIAERIISPKGLAWIAEGDTELVLWMMETINGHPSAENLIHDLVIRSDQVSVERDLRNLGVAFTGYEIGLPVERFLVDIMRRLVRDGTWGINEPGSRLWLIDGYLYLIWPAAGEEMAAIINQEKIPGLPRTPNSILDMLVDRKLANVREDRTDGNRYWVIAPDVLAEKIPNIRLTAIRLRDAALVIDPAPFSVPGKILDLEEIPKKMPSISSPKLPADAEPAVPPAPIRAPVQSEKVNAKPPEEVVDRLDGPVGEALKALAEDIQTGEKSSETLAHIDSSGVLCLKWPDALNGYGLENKSILDELSRRNWLVLDPLSPFRKVVEIEIDGGKTWKVVRLQPVVKQLMAIGKTPPEPSTVSISSADPVQLPKPVQGEIEGIGEDTRLALIQSIVTTLREGVREGILTADADGAFVWIQSRKAEPFLVERLQVNRMSIMRLGSVVPDVFMCQTRKKAHSYRIPATPSVG; encoded by the coding sequence TTGTTAAGTTTCATCAGAAAGACAGTTCGTCTTGATAGTCAAAATCAGGAACCTGTCGGCAAGCCCGCTGAGAATGACGCTGCCCAAACGGCAATCGACGAGGATATCCCTCGGTACCCACCGTTTATGAGGGGTCTGCCGGCCACGGACCCACACAAACTTATCGAGACTCAGCGCGAGTTAATTGGTCAGATTCGCGAGGCCGGACTCGCCTCTCCCGATATATTCGAGCAGTTCTACCTGGAGTCTCTGCGTCGATTTGCCTCCTACGCGCATCTCTTGCCGGCAAGCCAAACTCATCATCACAGGGGGGCAGGCGGGTTGCTTCGTCATGCTGCCGAGGTCGCCCTGTGGTCGCTTCAATCTGGGGATCGAGTGCTACTGCCTGGAGAGCAGGCGCCCCGGAGACGACGTGAGCTAGAACCACGGTGGCACCTTGCCGTGTTTCTAGCGGCACTTTGCCACGATGTGGGTAAGCCGGTGACAGACCTTGTCGTTACCAGCAGAGATGGAGCGAAAGTCTGGAACCCATTCGTGGAAGACCTTTATTCCTGGGCCAGCAGGCACGGCGTTGATCGGTACTTCCTGCATTGGCGTGAGAATCGTGCGAAAAAGCATACGGCGATTTCCTCTCTGATTGCTGAGCGCATCATCAGTCCAAAGGGCCTTGCCTGGATTGCGGAGGGGGACACAGAACTCGTACTCTGGATGATGGAAACAATTAACGGGCATCCCAGTGCTGAGAATCTGATACATGATCTCGTGATCCGCTCAGACCAGGTCAGTGTCGAACGAGACCTGCGAAATCTTGGTGTTGCGTTTACCGGCTATGAGATCGGTCTTCCGGTGGAACGGTTCCTGGTGGACATCATGCGCAGACTTGTCCGGGATGGAACCTGGGGAATCAATGAACCTGGCTCACGCCTCTGGCTCATTGACGGGTATCTCTATTTAATCTGGCCTGCGGCAGGCGAAGAAATGGCGGCCATCATTAATCAGGAAAAAATTCCGGGCTTGCCACGAACCCCGAACAGCATTCTGGACATGCTCGTTGATCGGAAGCTGGCGAATGTTCGCGAGGATCGGACTGACGGGAATCGCTACTGGGTGATTGCCCCCGATGTGCTAGCCGAGAAGATACCCAATATCCGACTGACTGCCATCAGGTTGCGTGATGCTGCTCTGGTCATCGATCCAGCCCCATTCTCGGTCCCTGGAAAAATTCTCGACCTGGAGGAAATTCCCAAAAAGATGCCAAGTATCTCTTCTCCAAAATTGCCTGCCGATGCGGAGCCCGCAGTGCCACCAGCGCCCATCAGGGCACCGGTTCAATCCGAAAAGGTGAATGCCAAACCACCGGAAGAAGTTGTCGATCGGCTCGACGGACCTGTCGGCGAAGCACTGAAGGCACTTGCCGAAGACATTCAAACCGGCGAAAAATCATCCGAGACATTGGCTCACATCGACTCCTCCGGTGTGCTGTGTCTCAAGTGGCCAGATGCGCTCAATGGCTATGGGTTGGAGAACAAATCGATTCTTGATGAGCTGTCGCGCCGAAACTGGCTGGTTCTTGATCCATTGTCGCCGTTTCGCAAGGTGGTGGAGATCGAGATCGACGGTGGCAAGACGTGGAAGGTTGTTCGGCTTCAGCCGGTGGTGAAACAGCTCATGGCGATCGGGAAAACGCCGCCAGAACCATCAACCGTATCGATATCATCCGCTGATCCTGTTCAGTTACCCAAGCCAGTTCAGGGCGAGATTGAGGGAATTGGTGAAGACACGCGACTTGCATTGATACAAAGTATCGTCACAACCTTGCGGGAAGGAGTGAGAGAAGGCATCCTAACGGCAGATGCGGATGGAGCCTTCGTCTGGATTCAATCCCGGAAAGCTGAGCCTTTCTTGGTAGAGCGACTCCAGGTAAATCGAATGTCAATAATGCGTTTGGGCAGCGTCGTTCCTGACGTGTTTATGTGTCAGACGCGAAAAAAAGCACATTCCTATCGAATACCGGCCACGCCGTCAGTAGGGTAA
- a CDS encoding DUF3024 domain-containing protein has translation MALPVLTKRLVEIKLGAYCEKRIPHHVRDQVRLSYVIRGNSVTLNEERIAFSQPGTWATVPIAQFRYEDSGSWGLFCSDRNSKWHRYHQAKPSRDLDTLLAALDADQTGIFWG, from the coding sequence GTGGCATTGCCAGTACTGACCAAACGGTTGGTTGAAATCAAACTCGGAGCTTACTGCGAGAAGAGAATTCCGCACCATGTACGGGATCAGGTGAGGTTGAGTTACGTCATTCGCGGAAACAGCGTGACGCTCAATGAAGAACGTATTGCGTTTTCACAGCCGGGGACGTGGGCGACCGTTCCTATCGCTCAATTTCGGTATGAAGATAGTGGCAGCTGGGGTCTTTTCTGCTCGGACAGAAACTCGAAGTGGCATCGATATCACCAAGCAAAGCCGTCTCGTGACCTCGACACTCTGCTTGCGGCCCTGGATGCCGATCAGACAGGAATTTTCTGGGGCTAA
- the traW gene encoding type-F conjugative transfer system protein TraW, giving the protein MSIHAQLLAMLLFSLMPIAHAEELGVVGPTYDIAEADLLEVIQSRLGRMEKSGELARKQGEYRDRVVGAIEKPKPVPGLKATAAKRTYFIDPTLTLDRDIRGADGALLFARGLKVNPLDHVSLREKLVFFDGRDRRQVSFARQLLRNQDRAVKPILVAGEPLNLMRDWKCQVFYDQGGTLVRRLGIHQVPAVVTQDGKRLRVDEVLP; this is encoded by the coding sequence ATGTCGATTCATGCCCAACTCCTCGCCATGCTGCTTTTCAGCTTGATGCCTATCGCACACGCTGAAGAACTCGGTGTCGTCGGGCCGACCTACGATATTGCCGAAGCCGATCTGCTGGAAGTCATCCAGTCACGACTCGGTCGGATGGAAAAATCCGGCGAGCTTGCTAGGAAGCAAGGCGAATACCGCGATCGCGTCGTCGGTGCTATCGAGAAGCCAAAGCCTGTCCCCGGTCTTAAGGCGACAGCGGCCAAACGCACTTATTTCATCGACCCGACATTGACGCTGGATCGGGACATCCGTGGTGCAGATGGCGCGCTCCTGTTCGCGCGCGGACTGAAGGTGAATCCACTGGATCATGTATCTCTTCGCGAAAAGCTCGTCTTCTTCGATGGCAGGGATAGACGGCAGGTCTCCTTCGCCCGGCAGCTGTTGCGGAATCAAGATCGAGCAGTAAAGCCGATTTTGGTCGCCGGCGAGCCATTGAATCTCATGCGTGACTGGAAATGCCAGGTTTTCTATGACCAGGGCGGGACACTGGTTCGCCGCCTAGGCATTCATCAGGTGCCAGCCGTCGTGACTCAAGACGGGAAGAGGTTAAGGGTCGATGAAGTCCTTCCGTGA
- the traU gene encoding conjugal transfer pilus assembly protein TraU, with product MKSFREFALILVLAIAAAGASLPAYATATCTGRFANPITDICWSCMLPIRFGGLDLVSMGQEDTPNPGGSPVCMCPSQLRVGFKVSFWEPVRRVDVVRRPFCMTSLGGVELNPGFDAPRGSRFSQDSTSTSSFYQVHWYIDPIIFWLEAIFDNACLEQSSFDVAYLTELDPMWHDDELTFIFNPDVALFGNLPARAACAADCVAATAGFPLNTLFWCAGCQGSLYPLNGNVQAHIGGVQASSLEMTRLIAKMHRGGLMWAASGEDGLCGYYPQPIMDKTGYKYQMLYPIPQTAKIAGKCCQPLGRSTVLWGAGKEYPFEGEDFAYMVFRKRNCCQGAF from the coding sequence ATGAAGTCCTTCCGTGAATTCGCGCTCATCCTCGTGCTCGCCATTGCCGCTGCAGGGGCATCGCTGCCAGCGTATGCAACGGCGACCTGTACCGGCCGGTTTGCGAACCCGATCACGGATATCTGCTGGAGTTGCATGCTCCCCATCCGGTTCGGTGGCCTTGACCTGGTATCCATGGGGCAGGAAGACACACCCAACCCTGGCGGCTCCCCAGTTTGCATGTGCCCGTCGCAATTGCGGGTGGGGTTCAAGGTCAGCTTCTGGGAACCGGTTCGCCGCGTGGATGTCGTGCGTCGGCCGTTTTGCATGACCAGTCTCGGCGGCGTTGAGCTGAACCCCGGGTTTGATGCGCCGCGAGGTTCGCGCTTCAGCCAGGATAGCACCTCGACATCATCCTTCTATCAGGTGCATTGGTATATCGACCCAATCATCTTCTGGCTGGAAGCCATCTTCGACAATGCCTGTCTGGAGCAGAGTTCCTTCGATGTGGCCTACCTCACCGAACTCGATCCAATGTGGCACGACGATGAACTGACGTTCATTTTCAATCCAGATGTCGCTTTGTTCGGCAATCTGCCGGCCCGTGCTGCCTGTGCTGCGGATTGTGTTGCGGCAACAGCGGGGTTCCCACTGAACACGTTGTTCTGGTGTGCGGGATGCCAAGGAAGCCTCTATCCACTTAACGGAAACGTGCAGGCACATATTGGCGGTGTCCAGGCATCCAGTCTGGAGATGACCCGCCTGATTGCGAAGATGCATCGTGGGGGGCTGATGTGGGCGGCATCCGGCGAGGACGGGCTCTGTGGCTATTACCCGCAGCCGATCATGGACAAGACCGGCTACAAGTACCAGATGCTGTACCCGATCCCGCAGACGGCGAAGATCGCTGGCAAATGTTGCCAGCCCCTGGGACGATCGACGGTCCTTTGGGGGGCAGGCAAGGAATACCCTTTTGAAGGCGAGGACTTCGCCTACATGGTTTTTCGAAAACGCAACTGCTGCCAAGGGGCCTTTTGA
- the trbC gene encoding type-F conjugative transfer system pilin assembly protein TrbC, protein MNQYRCGVLIAASIACSVSSIAWAQAVLPSDGDMRVARQRMEDALKGMGPARVANPLSVPKTDALPKPVAKSPDISQIAESYRHASPPRSEMPSDIPELMVFVSFSMPKEALERIVAQSEKSGAVLVLRGLKGNSLSRMGEELAALVGKRNVTAIIHPPAFKQFKVAQVPALVIARSGQATKIGEDGCAAPASYIKVDGDVGQDYALDLIERQAPNWAEAARRYAARLAGARP, encoded by the coding sequence ATGAATCAATATCGATGCGGCGTACTCATCGCAGCTTCAATTGCGTGTTCAGTGTCGAGCATTGCATGGGCGCAGGCTGTGCTGCCAAGCGATGGCGACATGCGCGTGGCGCGGCAACGTATGGAGGATGCTCTTAAGGGGATGGGGCCGGCAAGAGTAGCGAATCCGTTGTCTGTGCCGAAAACTGACGCATTACCGAAGCCAGTAGCCAAGAGTCCGGACATTTCCCAGATCGCAGAGTCCTATCGCCATGCGTCTCCGCCCAGATCAGAAATGCCATCTGACATCCCTGAGCTGATGGTCTTCGTCTCGTTCTCGATGCCGAAGGAAGCGCTTGAGCGAATCGTCGCCCAATCGGAAAAGTCGGGCGCCGTCCTCGTCCTTCGCGGTCTCAAAGGCAACTCCCTGAGCCGAATGGGGGAGGAACTGGCCGCCCTGGTCGGGAAGAGAAATGTCACAGCCATTATTCATCCCCCAGCCTTCAAACAGTTCAAGGTGGCTCAAGTACCGGCGTTGGTAATCGCCCGGTCCGGGCAAGCGACCAAGATTGGTGAGGACGGATGCGCTGCTCCGGCAAGCTATATCAAGGTTGATGGCGACGTTGGTCAGGACTACGCCCTTGATCTCATTGAACGCCAAGCACCGAACTGGGCAGAAGCGGCAAGGCGCTATGCCGCAAGATTGGCTGGGGCTCGTCCGTGA